The sequence below is a genomic window from Candidatus Alcyoniella australis.
ATCATCTTCAGCTCGCCCGAGAAGCAGCTCCGCAACCTGCTGATCACCAGCGCCGGTCCCCAGGAGGGCAAGTCGACCACGGTGATCAACCTCGGAATCATCTTCGCCCAGAGCGGCAAGACGGTCTGCATCGTCGACTCGGATTTGCGGCGGCCGCGGATTCACCGCGCCTTCGGTTTGGAAAAGAACCTGGGCTTGACCAACCTAGTGGTCGGCGAGGCCGAGCTCGACGACGTGCTGGTGCAAAGCGATATTCCCAACCTCAGCCTGCTGCTGTGCGGCCCGATTCCGCCCAACCCCTCCGAGCTGCTGGGCTCGCCCAAAATGCTGGAGGTGGTCGACCTGCTCAACGAGCGCTTCGACCTGGTGCTGTTCGATTCGCCGCCGGTTGTGGCGGTCACCGACGCGGTGGTCCTAAGTCGGATCATGGACGGCGTGGTGCTGATCGTGAAGACCGGCAAGACCACTTTGGATATGGCGATCAAGGCCAAGAATCAGCTGGGCGATGTGGGCAGCCACATCATCGGCGCGGTGCTCAACGACTTTAATCTGCGGGGCGAGGGCTACCGCTACTACTACTATTATTATCGTTACTATCACACCGGAGAGGATTCGAGCCCCAGGTCGCGCTCCAAGCGCCGATCGACCCGCCGCCGCGGCCCGAGCGACTCCGAACCCCCGCCACCCAGCTCGTCGGCCTAAGATGTTTCTGGTCACCGGGGCCGGCGGCTTCATCGGCAGCCACATCGCGCAGGCGCTGGTCGAGCGCGGCGAACGCGTGCGCGTGCTGGACAACTTCTCCACCGGGAAACGCGCCAACCTCGAGGGCTGGTCCTCCGGCGCCGAGGTAATCCAGGGCGACCTGTGCGACCCGGACACCGTGTCCCGCGCGGTCCAGGGCGTGCGCTACGTGCTGCACCAGGCGGCGATTCCCTCGGTTCCGCGCAGCGTGGCCGACCCGTTGGGCACCAACCGTTCCAACGTCGTGGGCACGCTGACCTTGCTCGAGGCCGCGCGGGCAGCGGGCGTGGCGCGGGTGGTCTTCGCCGGATCGAGCTCGGTCTACGGCGACACGCCGCGGCTGCCCAAAATCGAGACCGAGCTGGCCGACCCGCTGAGCCCCTACGCATTGCACAAGCTGGTGGGCGAGCACTACATGCGGCTGTATTACGAGCTGTACGGCCTGTCGACTGTCAGCCTGCGCTACTTCAACGTCTTCGGCCCGCGCCAGGATCCGCTGAGCTCCTACGCG
It includes:
- a CDS encoding NAD-dependent epimerase/dehydratase family protein; the protein is MFLVTGAGGFIGSHIAQALVERGERVRVLDNFSTGKRANLEGWSSGAEVIQGDLCDPDTVSRAVQGVRYVLHQAAIPSVPRSVADPLGTNRSNVVGTLTLLEAARAAGVARVVFAGSSSVYGDTPRLPKIETELADPLSPYALHKLVGEHYMRLYYELYGLSTVSLRYFNVFGPRQDPLSSYAAVIPKFIRAVAAGEQPTIYGDGLQTRDFTFVAEVVRANLLALTAQGVDGLAINIAAGRQTSLLELLETLCRIIGRRVEPLHQDARPGDVKHSRADVTRARELLGFTVEQELEQGLETTVRWLCGSDGGTP